From the Chloroflexus aurantiacus J-10-fl genome, one window contains:
- a CDS encoding ArsA-related P-loop ATPase: MRTLIFTAHHQLQQSAAALATACHAARRGYRTLLASSGPGHLIGHLLHQSLGARPLELEPNLAAMEIHPHEEVARRWEQVRPSLRSGLVARLRDLGPDELPAFPGIDAVAAMLVAERARQSGRFDLLILDGPAPDALIRALTLPDVLRWAVRLIFGLDRGPGKSRASQEQAMIPAAILAPSATAPLQELRIELETQRARLETESGARVRMVVLPPELRLPPLRSALTAFGLYGMASDEVIVNGSPDQVDDESRHDFSHETSRARPLLRIGQLDLTPTDRDSWALRGAALYRDGDIFATEPPRPQSSERDMRLLIPFLDPKALDIAVASEEVVVQLGQMRRHVLLPGLVDGGRLRARVEGEQLRLWVE, translated from the coding sequence ATGCGCACACTGATCTTTACTGCTCATCATCAACTCCAACAGAGCGCGGCTGCGCTCGCAACAGCCTGTCACGCCGCCCGTCGCGGCTATCGCACGCTGCTGGCGTCGAGTGGGCCAGGACACCTGATTGGGCATCTGTTGCACCAGAGCCTCGGCGCCCGCCCACTCGAACTTGAACCGAATCTCGCGGCAATGGAAATCCATCCCCACGAGGAGGTCGCACGTCGTTGGGAACAGGTGCGCCCCTCGCTTCGGAGTGGGTTGGTTGCCCGTTTGCGTGACCTCGGCCCCGATGAATTGCCCGCTTTTCCCGGTATTGATGCGGTGGCAGCAATGCTGGTTGCCGAACGTGCCCGGCAGTCAGGGCGCTTCGACCTGCTGATCCTTGATGGCCCGGCACCCGATGCACTGATCCGGGCACTGACCCTACCGGATGTGTTGCGTTGGGCAGTCCGTCTCATTTTCGGCCTCGACCGGGGGCCGGGAAAATCACGTGCTTCTCAGGAACAGGCAATGATCCCGGCGGCTATTCTGGCCCCAAGCGCCACTGCCCCCCTGCAGGAATTGCGCATTGAGCTGGAGACCCAACGGGCACGGCTGGAAACCGAAAGCGGTGCACGGGTGCGCATGGTTGTGCTGCCACCAGAGTTGCGCCTGCCGCCACTACGCTCGGCTTTAACCGCCTTTGGCCTTTATGGAATGGCCAGTGATGAAGTCATTGTGAATGGCTCACCCGATCAGGTTGATGATGAGAGCCGCCACGACTTTAGTCACGAAACCAGTCGGGCCAGACCGTTGCTGCGGATTGGACAGCTTGATCTAACGCCAACTGATCGGGATTCATGGGCTTTGCGCGGGGCAGCACTCTACCGCGATGGCGACATCTTTGCGACTGAGCCGCCGCGTCCACAAAGCAGCGAGCGAGACATGCGCCTCCTGATTCCATTCCTCGATCCCAAAGCGCTTGACATTGCTGTGGCCAGTGAAGAAGTCGTTGTCCAGCTCGGACAGATGCGTCGCCATGTACTCCTGCCTGGCCTGGTGGATGGTGGTCGGTTACGGGCCAGAGTTGAAGGGGAACAGCTTCGGTTATGGGTAGAATAG
- the bchG gene encoding (bacterio)chlorophyll synthase has product MISTEQRVSLSRKIRAHIELADPVTWISPVLVCFCGALASGYERGFDWTRPDHWWLMLLGALMTGPLGTGFSQSINDYFDRDLDAINDPQRPIPAGIISLNEARWNWIVLGAATLLVSLVFGNPLIVLFAVVGIVLSVIYSMPPIKLKKHFWLGPPAVGLGYVSMSWMAGHLIFAPLTWQSVVVALINGGLAAGLLFLNDIKSVEGDRKLGLQSLTVAIGVKRTLIVAYVTINSFEAMLMILALIWGQYWVAAFMFLALVAPIYNQIKLYQEPTQQNYVRYLLASNPFVALIQIISGFLVGGYFG; this is encoded by the coding sequence ATGATTTCGACTGAACAACGTGTCTCGCTCAGCCGAAAAATCCGGGCACATATTGAACTTGCCGATCCGGTGACATGGATCTCGCCAGTGCTGGTCTGCTTTTGTGGCGCCCTGGCATCAGGCTACGAGCGAGGTTTTGATTGGACGCGACCCGATCACTGGTGGCTTATGCTACTGGGGGCATTAATGACCGGCCCGTTGGGTACCGGCTTCAGCCAGAGTATCAACGACTACTTTGATCGTGATCTCGACGCGATCAACGATCCGCAACGGCCCATTCCTGCCGGTATCATCTCACTGAACGAAGCCCGCTGGAACTGGATCGTACTCGGTGCGGCCACCCTTCTCGTCTCACTGGTCTTCGGCAATCCACTCATCGTTTTGTTTGCTGTGGTCGGGATCGTGTTGTCGGTGATCTACAGCATGCCGCCAATCAAGCTCAAGAAGCACTTCTGGCTTGGGCCGCCGGCAGTGGGGCTAGGCTATGTCAGTATGAGCTGGATGGCCGGGCATCTAATCTTTGCCCCACTGACCTGGCAGAGCGTGGTGGTAGCGTTGATCAATGGCGGTCTGGCAGCCGGCTTGCTCTTCCTCAACGACATCAAGAGCGTTGAGGGCGACCGGAAGCTGGGTCTGCAATCGCTCACGGTAGCAATCGGGGTGAAACGCACCCTGATCGTTGCCTACGTCACCATTAACAGCTTCGAGGCAATGCTGATGATCCTGGCGTTGATTTGGGGACAGTACTGGGTAGCGGCATTTATGTTTCTGGCCCTGGTGGCACCGATCTACAATCAGATCAAACTCTACCAGGAACCAACCCAGCAAAACTATGTTCGCTATCTACTGGCCTCAAATCCATTCGTCGCGTTGATTCAGATTATTTCGGGTTTTCTCGTAGGCGGCTATTTTGGCTGA
- a CDS encoding alpha/beta fold hydrolase, which yields MSVLAQPVPFERPPARPVDAPPTAKYVAYANEVATRLAGRLSGRERRRLEGERALLARARFIELNGVVHHYQDVGPSDGQPLVLIHGWDCSSFWWHHVVDPLAQAGYRVISYDLKGHGFSDTDPRQNYTVAGFSADLQALIRALDLGAVHLAAFSLGAFVGLHVAAHHPDMVRSLIFFNFSLLPYNKLASAFVPRLLDVVFNRVLRPIERRNLWWLPFIYARLVMAQHTPSISDIRLGTLGLRYCDPAAVRVSATELSRPEILNAVAEQARMIRQPLLLVAGANDPIMRPADGRKLVALTPNGSFLEVPKCGHLILFELPEQVIQIMRLFLKSVR from the coding sequence ATGTCAGTCCTTGCCCAACCTGTTCCGTTTGAGCGACCGCCGGCGCGACCGGTTGATGCGCCACCAACGGCAAAGTATGTCGCCTACGCGAATGAAGTGGCAACCCGCCTTGCCGGTCGCCTGAGTGGCCGTGAGCGGCGACGACTGGAAGGCGAACGAGCGCTCCTGGCCCGTGCCCGATTTATTGAGTTGAACGGTGTTGTGCATCACTATCAAGACGTTGGACCTTCTGATGGTCAGCCACTCGTCCTGATCCACGGTTGGGACTGTTCGTCGTTTTGGTGGCACCACGTGGTTGATCCGCTGGCTCAAGCCGGCTATCGCGTGATCAGCTACGACTTAAAGGGACATGGCTTTTCGGATACCGATCCACGTCAGAATTATACGGTGGCCGGCTTTAGCGCCGATCTCCAGGCGTTAATCCGCGCACTCGATCTCGGTGCGGTGCATCTGGCCGCTTTTTCGCTCGGTGCGTTCGTCGGGCTACACGTCGCCGCACATCACCCGGATATGGTACGTTCGCTCATCTTCTTCAACTTCAGCCTGCTACCGTACAACAAACTGGCATCAGCGTTTGTGCCGCGTCTGCTCGATGTCGTATTTAATCGAGTGCTACGACCAATCGAACGGCGAAACCTGTGGTGGCTCCCGTTCATCTACGCACGACTGGTCATGGCGCAACATACACCGTCAATCAGCGACATTCGACTCGGCACGCTAGGGCTACGCTACTGTGATCCGGCAGCAGTCCGGGTATCGGCAACCGAATTGTCGCGCCCGGAGATTCTCAATGCAGTGGCCGAACAGGCACGCATGATCCGCCAGCCATTGTTGCTGGTAGCCGGCGCGAATGATCCCATTATGCGTCCGGCTGATGGCCGCAAACTGGTTGCATTAACTCCAAACGGCTCGTTCCTGGAAGTACCAAAATGTGGTCATTTGATTTTATTTGAGTTGCCCGAACAGGTTATTCAGATTATGCGCCTCTTTTTGAAAAGTGTTCGCTAG
- a CDS encoding esterase/lipase family protein, translated as MVRPLVIIGGYLTSPNDFSALAQALSQPPFDFRVFVTPIGRLRWALTRDWDFRPVLRIVRETVAQALHETGAETVTILAHSVGGTVARMYLGDQPYKGEIYGGHRFVDHLIMLGTPHHSQEFWTRQTVGFTNRSYPGAYYRHIRYTSIIGRSIQANRKGRWIERMAYNSYVMIDGPAGAQAWGDGITTLRCAALAGAEYLVVPGLHHSPIHGRPWYGDPDGLREWQRVLMRSSPLVV; from the coding sequence ATGGTTCGTCCATTGGTCATCATCGGTGGGTATCTGACCAGTCCCAACGACTTTAGCGCCCTGGCCCAGGCGCTATCGCAGCCCCCATTTGATTTTCGGGTCTTCGTGACCCCCATCGGACGCCTGCGCTGGGCCTTGACCCGCGACTGGGATTTTCGCCCGGTATTGCGGATTGTCCGCGAGACGGTCGCGCAGGCTCTGCACGAAACGGGTGCCGAGACCGTCACGATTCTGGCGCACAGTGTAGGTGGAACCGTCGCCCGCATGTATCTTGGCGATCAGCCCTACAAAGGCGAGATTTATGGCGGACACCGCTTCGTCGATCACCTCATCATGCTCGGTACACCGCACCACAGTCAGGAATTCTGGACCCGGCAGACTGTCGGCTTCACCAATCGCAGTTATCCAGGCGCATATTACCGCCACATTCGCTACACCTCGATCATTGGGCGAAGCATTCAGGCCAATCGCAAAGGACGCTGGATTGAACGGATGGCCTACAACAGTTATGTCATGATCGATGGTCCTGCCGGCGCTCAAGCGTGGGGAGATGGAATTACAACGCTCCGTTGTGCAGCGTTGGCTGGAGCTGAATATCTGGTCGTGCCCGGCCTTCATCACTCACCCATCCACGGACGTCCCTGGTACGGCGACCCGGATGGGTTGCGAGAGTGGCAACGCGTGTTAATGAGATCATCACCACTTGTTGTTTGA
- the bchU gene encoding bacteriochlorophyllide d C-20 methyltransferase BchU, whose amino-acid sequence MTTVPSVDATKTNGTDLTQHDLFAATNRAYDMVFKGTVDFFVIKAAKDLGLFDLLASAPRTLADLATLTETVPPRLEKFLITMEQIGLVTRQGDAWQLTPFADQFFADPERHRNMTMVPFVDYIADLIENYYLRLADVVRGKVDFTSIVPHPPRTREDSLFYETLHRSNIQLFTELLIKRARLADVQTLIDVGGGIGDIAAALCQAFPQLKVTLINLPSALDLVRENVAAKGLADRITPVAIDMYREPYPPGDAVLFSRILYPMNAQFCTMLLRKAYDALPSGGRILILDMVISDPNHPNYDYLTHYLCAIGMGFSVLEFKDHAVYPDLLRQVGFTDVTLDEGYEHVLYQAVKP is encoded by the coding sequence ATGACAACGGTACCATCAGTGGATGCGACAAAAACGAACGGGACAGATCTGACCCAGCACGATCTGTTTGCGGCGACCAACCGCGCCTACGATATGGTGTTTAAAGGCACGGTTGACTTCTTCGTGATTAAAGCCGCCAAAGATTTGGGGTTGTTCGACCTGCTGGCATCTGCCCCGCGCACCCTGGCCGACTTAGCAACGCTTACCGAGACGGTACCTCCGCGCCTCGAGAAGTTTCTGATTACCATGGAACAGATTGGTCTGGTAACGCGGCAGGGTGACGCCTGGCAGTTGACGCCGTTCGCCGATCAATTTTTCGCCGATCCCGAACGCCATCGCAATATGACGATGGTACCATTCGTTGATTACATTGCTGATTTGATCGAAAATTACTATTTGCGACTTGCCGATGTCGTGCGTGGCAAGGTCGATTTTACCAGCATCGTGCCACACCCACCCCGCACCCGTGAAGACAGTCTGTTCTACGAAACCTTACACCGCTCGAACATTCAACTGTTTACTGAATTGTTGATCAAGCGCGCCCGGCTTGCCGATGTGCAGACCTTAATCGATGTTGGTGGCGGCATTGGTGATATTGCTGCCGCCCTCTGCCAGGCATTCCCCCAACTCAAAGTGACCCTGATCAACCTGCCCAGCGCCCTTGATCTGGTACGTGAAAATGTGGCGGCCAAAGGGCTAGCCGACCGCATCACTCCCGTCGCTATTGACATGTACCGCGAGCCATACCCACCTGGCGACGCCGTCCTCTTCTCGCGCATTCTCTACCCGATGAATGCGCAGTTCTGCACGATGTTGCTCAGGAAGGCTTACGATGCCCTGCCCAGCGGCGGACGAATTCTGATTCTGGATATGGTGATCAGTGATCCAAACCATCCCAACTACGACTACCTCACCCACTACCTGTGCGCGATTGGGATGGGCTTCTCGGTACTGGAATTCAAAGATCATGCCGTCTATCCAGATTTGTTGCGCCAGGTTGGATTTACCGATGTCACTCTCGATGAAGGGTACGAACACGTATTGTATCAGGCGGTCAAGCCGTAA
- a CDS encoding esterase/lipase family protein, with the protein MTRPVVIMGGWLSSPADYFGMARILAAPPYNRIVYVVNFSRLDWLALRDPNFGPALDALAATVQIALSETGADTIDLIGHSAGGRIARAYLADEPYQGVRYAGHKVVASLTTLGTAHATSEVWVKQFADWLEARYPGAAFPHIRYRAVAGRSVRGRRFGSPEEMIAYRSYEVSFGNGNLIGDGIVPTAACYLAGADNLILEGARHAPYNAPATWYGARDVVPLWFDAG; encoded by the coding sequence ATGACTCGTCCGGTGGTGATCATGGGCGGGTGGCTATCGTCACCCGCCGATTACTTCGGAATGGCGCGCATCCTGGCTGCGCCACCCTACAATCGCATCGTCTACGTTGTCAATTTCAGTCGGCTCGACTGGCTGGCACTGCGTGACCCCAACTTTGGCCCGGCGCTTGATGCCCTGGCAGCAACGGTGCAGATTGCCTTAAGCGAAACTGGCGCCGATACAATTGACTTAATCGGACACAGCGCCGGTGGCCGGATTGCCCGTGCGTATCTGGCCGATGAGCCATACCAGGGCGTTCGTTATGCCGGACACAAGGTGGTAGCAAGTTTGACAACGTTAGGTACTGCCCACGCCACCTCAGAGGTATGGGTCAAGCAATTTGCCGACTGGCTCGAAGCCCGTTATCCAGGTGCGGCATTTCCCCACATTAGATATCGGGCTGTTGCGGGGCGTAGCGTGCGTGGGCGGCGCTTTGGTTCACCGGAGGAGATGATTGCCTATCGTTCCTATGAAGTCTCGTTCGGCAACGGCAATCTCATCGGCGACGGTATCGTGCCGACCGCAGCTTGCTACCTGGCCGGTGCCGACAACCTGATCCTGGAAGGTGCCCGTCACGCACCGTACAACGCACCGGCAACCTGGTACGGGGCACGTGACGTGGTACCACTCTGGTTTGATGCCGGGTGA